ACACGGATATGGGTGAACTCGGAAAGTTACATCCGTTTCCCGGTTGTATTTCATGGTGATGAGCGTCGGATTTGGGTTTCCGGGGAGGTTTTCTTGGAGGTTACGAAAGATTCCGAACGTCCGTTTGTTGTAAACACGGAAAAGTTGGATATCAAAGTTTTGGGAACGCAATTTAATGTCCGGGCTTATCCGGATGAGAAATGTATTCAGACGACTCTTGTGGAGGGATGTGTACGGGTGGATAACTCATTGGGGGAAGTGGCCGTGTTGGCTCCTTCCGAACAATTGTTGTATAATGCCCAGAATGGAAAACATGAGGTACGGGAGGTTGATACCGAATTGTATGTATCTTGGAAAGATGGGGTCTACGTGTTTGTTTCTCAACGATTGGAGGATATTATGTTGCTAATATCGAAATGGTATGATGTTGATGTATTTTACCAGAATTCCACCGTAAAAGATATTATATTTTCAGGACGCTTAAAACGTTACGAGAATGCGGAAACTTTGTTAAAAGTGTTCGAACGCTTGGGGGGAGTGAGATTCTCCATTCAAGGTAAGACCGTTATTGTCGAAGACGAGTAAAAAGTGAATGGAAAGAAGGTGCAACTGCTTTCCATTCATGTACGAACCTCGACCGGGTGCAACCGGACGAGTATTGTTTAATCATATA
The window above is part of the Butyricimonas paravirosa genome. Proteins encoded here:
- a CDS encoding FecR family protein; the encoded protein is MSEENLKIADILFAYIKGTISECELEELTKWVEAAEEHRELFQQIVTSVSYQDKEAVYRRFDSYYDFDRLRGAIRGRKRGMWKYVAAAAVIALPLLVSLLLQIRQEGIFPEERMREISLLPGKSMATLTLSDGSSKLLSPENFDLMDGSKRIVNDPGGLSYQVEDTSECMETAYNEITVPRGGEYKVTLDDGTRIWVNSESYIRFPVVFHGDERRIWVSGEVFLEVTKDSERPFVVNTEKLDIKVLGTQFNVRAYPDEKCIQTTLVEGCVRVDNSLGEVAVLAPSEQLLYNAQNGKHEVREVDTELYVSWKDGVYVFVSQRLEDIMLLISKWYDVDVFYQNSTVKDIIFSGRLKRYENAETLLKVFERLGGVRFSIQGKTVIVEDE